In Bacillus sp. S3, the sequence TATGAAGTGGAGCAAGGAGTTACCACGATTACCTACAATCCGGAAGATAAGAACAAACGCATTCCACTTTCTGATTGGTTAAAGTATATGGGAAAAACAAAACATCTGCTGAAAGATGAAAACAAACCAATTTTAGAAGAGTTTGAGGCTGAAGTTGAAAAGAGATGGCAGCGTCTAAAAGCTAAACACGAAAATCCAATGCTATAAAAAAGGAAAAGCGTAAGCGCCCTGGTCAGCGGCGTATGGCCTGGAGCGCTCCAACTGAGATAAAGGAAACACGAAGAGCCGGAGGTGATTCGATGTTGACTTATCGTAGGGCGGAGCGTGAAGGACACTAGCCGCTAGGGTGCTGGAGCTGGACAATTCTCAAAGTCGAAATTGTATAATTCCTTTATCTTAAAATAGAAAACGTAAAGCACTGCAAAGCTTGTGCCTTACGTTTTTTTATTTGCCTTTGAGAAAATGAGAAAAAATGATTTTGTCGGAAGAAAAGGAATTTTAATGTATTATGTAGAATATATCCAATAATTAACCAAGTTCGCGGGGTGTTTTACATTGAAAGAGCAGTTCAATCAGGAACATACTTTCCTTCCTATTCAAAATAAGGAGCAGACGAAGAAAACTGACATACAGGAGAGCGAACAGAAATACAGAAGGATCTTTGAAGATTCGATTGATGGTCTTCTTCTCTGGGATTATGAACATTATATTGTTGATATAAATACTGCTGGAGAAAAGATGATAGGACTTCCGAAGAGAATTTTAATTGGAAAATTGATATATGATCCCTATTCCGTCCTGGAAGGGAAGAAGCAAGAAATATTGGAGCACATTGATACCCTTCTTCATAATGGACAAGCCACATCGACAATGATATTTGAAAAGGAGGATGGCAAAAAACGGTACTTTGAATATTCTTCTAAACTGGATATTGTTGGTGGTGTGAATTTAACAGTATTTAAGGATATAACAGAAAAAGTGATGATGCAGGAACAATTGCGGAAATCAGATACATTAAATGTGATTGGTGAGCTTGCAGCGGGAATTGCCCATGAAATTCGAAATCCGATGACCGCATTGAAAGGATTTATTCAATTACTTGAAAGCAGCATAACAAGAGAGCATTCGATGTATTATCAAGTCATCACGTCTGAATTACAACGGATCGATTCGATTATTAACGAATTTTTAATCCTTGCCAAACCACAGGCGATTCGCTTTCAGGAAAAAGATATCAATCAAATTATGAAAGAGACTGTAGATTTGCTAAATGCACAGGCAGTTCTCTACAATGTTCAATTTATTACAGAATATGATGATGGACTTCCCCTTGTTTTTTGCGAACCAAATCAATTGAAAAAAGTCTTTATCAATTTAATAAAAAATGCCATAGAGGTTATGCCAGGCGGCGGGAATATAACCATTAGCTTGAAGAAAATGCAAAATCAATACATTCAGATAATAATCCAGGATGAAGGATTGGGGATTCCGGAAGATAAAATAAAAAAACTTGGTGAACCCTTTTATACAACAAAAGATCGAGGAACTGGACTAGGATTAATGGTAAGTTACAGAATTATTGATGAACACAAAGGAACGATACAAATTGAAAGCGAAGAAGGGAAAGGGACCGTTTTTTATATAAATCTGCCAATTAACCTAGAGATGTTTGACGAAAAGGTGGAATAAAGTTTAGAGGATAAAAAACAATTCCAGAATAAAGCAATTCGAAGGAGTTTCGAATTGCTTTATTCTATCTAGATAGATTCTCTAATATAGTAACTAAAACATGCCCTCCTTGGAAATTATTTATAAAATTGAGGTTTTCTATCTTCAAAAACCGGAATTTGCTTGCGGATGTCCTTGACAAGATCGACATCAATCTCTAAAGATAAAATTTCCTCATTTTCTTCGGCCTCTGCTACCACTTCCCCCCATGGATCAATCACCATCGAATGGCCGGCAAATCGATTATTTGGATCACTTCCAGAACGGTTGCATGCGATCACATAACACTGATTTTCAATCGCCCTGGCGATTAATAAAGAGCGCCAATGAGCCAAGCGCTGTAAAGGCCACTCAGCAACGACAAAGAGGGCCACAGCTCCCTCTGCAGTGTGGGCACGAATCCATTCAGGAAAACGAATATCATAACAAATGACACCTGCAAATAGTTGGTTCTCCAATTGGAATAAGCCTTTTTCTGTTCCAGCCTCTAAATAAAGATGTTCGTCCATTAGCTTAAAAAGGTGCAGCTTACTGTATTGTTGAACGGGCTGTCCATCTTTAGAAATAATGATCAGAGTGTTTTCTACCCCACGATTGACACGATTAGCAACTGAACCGCCAACAAGATGAACTTTGTGTCTGCTAGTCTCCTCTTGAAGGAATTTAATAGTTTGCTCGGCGTTTCGATCAGCTATCTCATCGAGACGTGTTAAGTCGTACCCAGTTGTCCAAAGTTCCGGAAGGACAATAATATCGGGATTTTCAGCCATTGCTTTTTCAATCAGCCTGGACGCCATTTGATAGTTCTTACTCGGATTACCAAAGGCAATATCCATTTGAATACAAGAAATTTTAAATTTCATACATTCCACCCCCATTTGAAATTTCGAAATTTTCCCTTTACAAGCTATTATAAAAGTTATATCATTTGTGTCTAGAATTTCAAGAAAAATATGAAAGATTATAAGCGGGTGAAAGCGATGAAACAATTTCCACCGTCAGAGCTTTTAAATAGTCTGCCAAAACAGTTTTTTGCCGGACTTGTTAAAAAGGCAGGGGAATATATAGCTGCAGGACACGATGTGATAAATTTAGGTCAAGGTAACCCTGATCAGCCTACACCATCACATATTGTTGCGAAACTGCAAGAAGCAGCAGCAAACCCACAGAATCACAAATATTCGCCCTTTCAAGGGCATGTTTATTTAAAACAGGCTGCAGCAGATTTTTATTTTAAAGAATACGGGGTAACGATTAATCCTGATAAGGAAGTAGCTATTTTATTTGGCGGTAAAGCAGGTCTTGTAGAAATTCCTCAGTGTTTATTAAATCCTGGCGACACAATCCTAGTTCCTGACCCAGGTTACCCTGATTATCTGTCCGGGGTTGCATTGGCAAAAGCGGCAATGGAGACAATGCCGTTAAGAGCAAAAAATAATTTTTTGCCCGATTACAATGAATTATCTGCAAAGATTCTTTCAAAAGCAAAGCTCATGTTTCTCAATTACCCGAATAATCCCACGGGAGCAACAGCTACTGCAGAGTTTTTTGATGAAACTGTCAAACTGGCAAGTAAGAACGATATTTGTGTAGTTCATGATTTTGCCTATGGTGCCATTGGGTTTGATGGGGAAAAACCATTAAGTTTCTTACAGGCAGAAGGGGCAAAAGAGGTTGGTATTGAAATTTATACGTTGTCCAAAACTTATAATATGGCTGGCTGGCGTGTCGGGTTTGCCGTTGGCAATGAGAGTGTGATTTCTGCGCTTGAATTAATCCAGGATCATTTATATGTAAGTTTATTTGGAGCCGTTCAGGAGGCAGCTGCTGAAGCACTAACGGGTCCACAGGAATGTGTAAAAGAATTAAATACGATGTACGAACGAAGACGAAATGTTTTAATAGATGGGCTCCGTGAGATTGGCTGGAATGTCACTGCTCCCAAAGGCTCCTTTTTTGCCTGGCTGCGGGTGCCGGCAGGATTTACATCGGAGGAGTTTGCCAAAATTCTGCTTGAAGAAGTACATATTATGGCCGCACCGGGGAATGGTTTTGGCGAATATGGCGAGGGCTATGTCCGTGTTGGTTTATTATCATCTGAAGAACGATTAGCAGAGGCCGTCAAAAGAATAAGTGGATTAGGAATTTTTTAAAACTGGCTGCAATTTTGTAAGTCAGTTTTTCTATTTATTAGTAGCAAAGAACTAAAAATATCCTAATAAATTTCATTAATAACAGGAGTTTTAACGGTTGCTTCTGATTTAGTATAAAACGACTATGAAATTATTCCTATATTATAACAAACAGAATTGTCGTTCCCTTTAAATCGGTGATTCTTGTCGTAAATCAAAGAAAGTTAGGATGAAATTTGTCGAAAAACAAAAGAAATAGAATGTTTTGTCTACTTTTGCGAAAGTATTTACTTTTAATGAAATTCTTGTAATAATTCATCAAGTAGTCTACTTTTTTAGCGATTACAGTATGTGTGTAATGAGTAGGAGGATAACATTGTACAAGTATAGTAATAGTCAATCTGAAATGATTGAGGAGATAAAGGTCAAACGAGAACTAATGATTAATAGCGCAAATAAACTGGGTTTTACGAGTGAAGAAACAATCAAATACAGCCAAGAACTGGACGAATTAATTAATAAGTACCATAGGACCGTTGGACAAGCTTCAAGAGCTAATGAAGAAGTTAAATTTGCTTTTAAACAAATGATTATGATTTGGCCCAAAGTTTTAGTTTAATGATGATGATGCAATATGACCACAAGGATGTTTTGAATCATTTTGCGGTTAAAAAATATCAATAATAAACACCATGAGCAAGAGCCCCATAATAAACGCATAAGTCGATACCCGCTCATTTCCATCTCCGTGGCTTTCGGGAATTAATTCTTTATAGATTATAAACAGCATCGCACCCGCGGCAAAAGATAGTCCGTATGGAACGAGATTCTGGACGAACGAAGTCAAAAAATATCCTAATAATGACGTAACAATTTCAATTGCTCCTGTCAAGGTTGCAATGATGAAGGCCTTCCATTTGCTAATACGTTGACTAAGTAAGTATAAGGC encodes:
- a CDS encoding ATP-binding protein; the protein is MKEQFNQEHTFLPIQNKEQTKKTDIQESEQKYRRIFEDSIDGLLLWDYEHYIVDINTAGEKMIGLPKRILIGKLIYDPYSVLEGKKQEILEHIDTLLHNGQATSTMIFEKEDGKKRYFEYSSKLDIVGGVNLTVFKDITEKVMMQEQLRKSDTLNVIGELAAGIAHEIRNPMTALKGFIQLLESSITREHSMYYQVITSELQRIDSIINEFLILAKPQAIRFQEKDINQIMKETVDLLNAQAVLYNVQFITEYDDGLPLVFCEPNQLKKVFINLIKNAIEVMPGGGNITISLKKMQNQYIQIIIQDEGLGIPEDKIKKLGEPFYTTKDRGTGLGLMVSYRIIDEHKGTIQIESEEGKGTVFYINLPINLEMFDEKVE
- a CDS encoding carbon-nitrogen family hydrolase, whose product is MKFKISCIQMDIAFGNPSKNYQMASRLIEKAMAENPDIIVLPELWTTGYDLTRLDEIADRNAEQTIKFLQEETSRHKVHLVGGSVANRVNRGVENTLIIISKDGQPVQQYSKLHLFKLMDEHLYLEAGTEKGLFQLENQLFAGVICYDIRFPEWIRAHTAEGAVALFVVAEWPLQRLAHWRSLLIARAIENQCYVIACNRSGSDPNNRFAGHSMVIDPWGEVVAEAEENEEILSLEIDVDLVKDIRKQIPVFEDRKPQFYK
- a CDS encoding pyridoxal phosphate-dependent aminotransferase; this encodes MKQFPPSELLNSLPKQFFAGLVKKAGEYIAAGHDVINLGQGNPDQPTPSHIVAKLQEAAANPQNHKYSPFQGHVYLKQAAADFYFKEYGVTINPDKEVAILFGGKAGLVEIPQCLLNPGDTILVPDPGYPDYLSGVALAKAAMETMPLRAKNNFLPDYNELSAKILSKAKLMFLNYPNNPTGATATAEFFDETVKLASKNDICVVHDFAYGAIGFDGEKPLSFLQAEGAKEVGIEIYTLSKTYNMAGWRVGFAVGNESVISALELIQDHLYVSLFGAVQEAAAEALTGPQECVKELNTMYERRRNVLIDGLREIGWNVTAPKGSFFAWLRVPAGFTSEEFAKILLEEVHIMAAPGNGFGEYGEGYVRVGLLSSEERLAEAVKRISGLGIF
- a CDS encoding aspartyl-phosphate phosphatase Spo0E family protein, whose product is MYKYSNSQSEMIEEIKVKRELMINSANKLGFTSEETIKYSQELDELINKYHRTVGQASRANEEVKFAFKQMIMIWPKVLV